In Luteibacter mycovicinus, a genomic segment contains:
- the mrdA gene encoding penicillin-binding protein 2 → MSTRRASIKEVRGEVALFRRRALAGFALILAGLIAVCCQYVNLQVNHHDEFATRSEQNRVKPRAIPPARGLIFDRNGVLLADNVPAFRLEVTPEQVGNMDAMLARLGAIVPLSDDDIATFKKQVKGSRRFEGVPLKLKLTEDEIGRFDVNRWRFPGVDVVPYLTRRYPLGPALAHVIGYVSRIDVDDLNRMDDEEEASYKGTTHIGRIGIERSYEKLLHGAPGYELVEVNADGRTQAVLDTTPPTPGKNIYLSIDVRLQKAAEDGLNGRAGAAIAIDPRNGQVLAFASEPSFDPNLFVNGISSADYKALTTSPDKPLYNRALRGVYPPGSTVKPFLALGGLTMGIRRPSDTVLSTGEFCIPGQSRCYRDDVRGGNGTVNMVRAIELSTNTYFYRLALDMGIDRLSQWMGSLGFGKKTGIDLVGEVEGILPSREWKASRSKAGWFPGETIIAGIGQGYWAVTPLQLAHAVATFAGRGVPYTPHFLLDTQDGVDSPRVAQSFPPSGPSVIRKEADWETVNDGMKAVITGGTGKKLGIGFPYVIAGKSGTAERFSRTTNAYDQNKNSAYLASRHRALFIAYTPADDPKISVAVVLEAGAWGAQDSGPIARKVLDQWVVDEGGPRPAEAPPGPIATADAPPEAAPPEDAPAQGVQPAGAASSAEPPDDNGEDQ, encoded by the coding sequence ATGAGCACCCGGCGCGCCTCGATCAAGGAGGTCCGTGGCGAGGTGGCGCTCTTCCGCCGCCGCGCGCTGGCCGGTTTTGCGCTGATTCTGGCCGGTCTGATCGCCGTGTGCTGCCAGTACGTCAACCTGCAGGTCAATCACCACGACGAGTTCGCCACGCGTTCGGAGCAGAACCGCGTGAAGCCGCGTGCGATTCCGCCCGCGCGCGGCCTGATCTTCGATCGCAACGGCGTGCTGCTGGCCGATAACGTGCCTGCGTTCCGGCTCGAGGTGACGCCCGAGCAGGTCGGCAACATGGACGCCATGCTCGCCAGGCTCGGCGCCATCGTGCCACTCAGCGATGACGATATCGCCACGTTCAAAAAGCAGGTGAAGGGCAGTCGTCGCTTCGAAGGCGTGCCGCTGAAGCTCAAGCTGACCGAGGACGAGATCGGCCGCTTCGACGTCAATCGCTGGCGGTTTCCCGGCGTGGATGTCGTGCCTTACCTGACCCGTCGCTACCCGCTGGGTCCGGCGCTGGCCCACGTCATCGGGTACGTCAGCCGGATCGACGTGGACGACCTCAATCGCATGGACGACGAGGAAGAGGCCAGCTACAAGGGCACCACGCACATCGGTCGCATCGGCATCGAGCGCTCGTACGAGAAGCTGCTGCACGGCGCGCCGGGCTACGAGCTGGTCGAGGTGAATGCGGACGGCCGCACGCAGGCCGTGCTCGACACCACGCCGCCCACGCCGGGCAAGAACATCTACCTGAGCATCGACGTGCGCCTGCAGAAGGCGGCCGAGGATGGACTCAACGGCCGTGCGGGCGCGGCGATCGCGATCGATCCGCGCAATGGGCAGGTGCTGGCCTTCGCCAGCGAGCCCAGCTTCGATCCCAACCTGTTCGTCAACGGCATCAGCTCGGCGGACTACAAGGCACTGACCACCTCGCCCGACAAGCCGCTGTACAACCGTGCGCTTCGCGGCGTGTATCCGCCGGGTTCCACGGTGAAGCCCTTCCTCGCGCTCGGTGGCCTCACGATGGGGATTCGCCGGCCGTCGGACACCGTGCTGTCGACGGGTGAGTTCTGCATCCCCGGCCAGTCGCGCTGCTATCGCGACGACGTGCGCGGCGGTAACGGCACGGTCAACATGGTCCGCGCCATCGAACTGTCGACCAACACCTATTTCTACCGGCTCGCGCTCGACATGGGCATCGACCGCCTCTCCCAGTGGATGGGGAGTCTCGGCTTCGGCAAGAAGACGGGCATCGATCTGGTCGGCGAAGTCGAGGGCATCCTGCCGTCGCGTGAGTGGAAGGCGTCGCGCAGTAAGGCCGGCTGGTTCCCGGGCGAAACGATCATCGCAGGCATCGGTCAGGGTTACTGGGCCGTGACGCCGCTGCAGCTGGCGCACGCGGTCGCGACGTTCGCCGGGCGCGGCGTTCCCTACACGCCGCACTTCCTCCTCGATACACAGGACGGTGTGGACAGCCCGCGCGTGGCTCAGTCATTCCCGCCCTCCGGTCCCTCCGTGATTCGCAAGGAGGCCGACTGGGAAACGGTCAATGACGGGATGAAAGCGGTGATCACCGGCGGTACGGGCAAGAAGCTCGGCATTGGCTTTCCGTACGTCATCGCGGGCAAGAGCGGCACGGCCGAGCGCTTCTCGCGCACCACCAACGCCTACGACCAGAACAAGAATTCGGCCTATCTGGCGTCGCGCCACCGCGCGCTGTTCATCGCCTACACGCCGGCGGACGACCCCAAAATCTCGGTGGCCGTGGTGCTGGAGGCCGGCGCGTGGGGCGCGCAGGATTCCGGCCCGATCGCGCGCAAGGTGCTCGATCAGTGGGTGGTCGATGAGGGTGGTCCGCGTCCGGCCGAAGCGCCGCCCGGCCCCATCGCGACCGCCGATGCGCCGCCCGAGGCGGCACCGCCGGAAGACGCGCCCGCCCAGGGCGTGCAGCCCGCCGGTGCCGCCAGCAGTGCGGAGCCGCCCGACGACAATGGTGAGGACCAGTGA
- the rodA gene encoding rod shape-determining protein RodA yields the protein MIANLSMRMKRFGLRLLSRPRLDIPLLLALFILACVGLTTLYSAGNADASLVTGQAMRFGLGAVLLVVISRIPPPVLRSWTPWLYMGSTALLVVVAILGEGRGAYRWLDLGVMRFQPSELLKLTMPMMVAWYLHPRQLPPSWKDIAVVGLLIAVPAGLIAKQPDLGTALLVAGAGAFALFLSGMAWWRIGLIVGAVGGAIPVAWQFLHEYQRNRVRTLLDPESDPLGNGWHIIQSKIAVGSGGVFGKGWQHSTQSRLEFLPEHTTDFIFAVFSEEFGLIGVIGIMLLYAFIIGRCLWIAMNARDTYSRLLAGAIGMSFFVYVAVNGGMVAGILPVVGVPMPLVSYGGTSAVSLLTGFGVLMSIHANRKLHD from the coding sequence ATGATCGCCAACCTCTCCATGCGGATGAAGCGTTTCGGCCTGCGTCTTCTGAGCCGTCCGCGCCTCGACATTCCGCTGCTGCTGGCGCTGTTCATCCTGGCCTGCGTCGGCCTGACCACGCTGTACAGCGCGGGCAATGCCGATGCCAGTCTGGTGACGGGGCAGGCCATGCGCTTCGGTCTCGGTGCCGTGCTGCTGGTCGTCATCTCGCGGATTCCGCCGCCGGTGCTGCGCTCGTGGACACCCTGGCTGTACATGGGCAGCACCGCCTTGCTGGTCGTCGTCGCGATCCTGGGCGAGGGCCGCGGCGCCTATCGCTGGCTGGATCTGGGTGTCATGCGTTTCCAGCCGTCCGAACTGCTCAAGCTGACCATGCCGATGATGGTCGCCTGGTACCTGCATCCCCGGCAGCTGCCGCCGAGCTGGAAGGACATCGCGGTGGTCGGTCTGCTGATCGCGGTGCCGGCCGGTCTGATCGCGAAGCAGCCCGACCTGGGCACGGCGCTGCTGGTGGCGGGAGCGGGTGCGTTCGCGCTGTTCCTTTCCGGCATGGCCTGGTGGCGCATCGGCCTGATCGTCGGCGCCGTGGGCGGCGCCATTCCCGTGGCCTGGCAGTTCCTGCACGAGTACCAGCGCAATCGCGTGCGCACCCTGCTGGATCCGGAATCCGACCCGCTGGGCAACGGCTGGCACATCATCCAGTCGAAGATCGCCGTCGGCTCCGGCGGCGTGTTCGGCAAGGGCTGGCAGCACAGTACGCAGTCGCGCCTGGAGTTCCTGCCCGAGCACACCACCGACTTCATCTTCGCGGTCTTCTCCGAGGAATTCGGCCTGATCGGCGTCATCGGCATCATGCTGCTGTACGCGTTCATCATCGGCCGCTGCCTGTGGATCGCGATGAACGCGCGCGACACGTACTCACGCCTGCTGGCCGGCGCCATCGGCATGAGTTTCTTCGTCTACGTGGCGGTCAACGGCGGCATGGTCGCGGGCATTCTGCCGGTGGTCGGCGTGCCCATGCCGCTGGTCAGTTACGGCGGTACGTCGGCCGTCTCGCTGCTGACGGGCTTCGGTGTGCTGATGTCGATTCACGCCAATCGCAAGCTGCACGATTGA
- the mltB gene encoding lytic murein transglycosylase B, with translation MREVAKDTGKSKASLNALLDNAKKQQAILDAISRPAEGKPWRDYRPIFLTEQRIAAGAAFYEEHRTLLDGIGRKYGVPPEYIVAIVGVETFYGKNTGKWKVIDALTTLAFYYPKRAPFFREQLKTLLELPSNHLGGPVDTLTGSYAGAQGWGQFMPSSIREWGVDYDHDGRIDMKGSMGDIFASIANYFVEHGWERGGPVAARAQPDTRVRAPDVPKDWRPVAPVESFVADGFAPVQHLNPGRDAQLVRLDGPSGDEYWFTFQNFYVITTYNRSPMYAMAVNQLAQAIRERAGGPAPR, from the coding sequence GTGCGCGAGGTGGCGAAGGACACCGGCAAGAGCAAGGCCTCGCTGAACGCGTTGCTCGACAACGCGAAGAAGCAGCAGGCGATCCTCGACGCGATCAGCCGACCCGCCGAGGGCAAACCCTGGCGCGATTACCGTCCGATTTTTCTCACCGAGCAGCGGATCGCCGCCGGTGCCGCGTTTTACGAGGAACACCGCACGCTGCTCGACGGCATCGGCCGCAAGTACGGCGTGCCGCCGGAATACATCGTCGCCATCGTCGGTGTCGAAACCTTCTACGGCAAGAACACCGGCAAGTGGAAGGTGATCGATGCGCTCACCACGCTCGCGTTCTACTACCCCAAGCGTGCGCCGTTCTTCCGCGAGCAGCTGAAAACGTTGCTCGAACTGCCGTCGAACCACCTGGGTGGGCCCGTCGACACGCTGACCGGCTCCTATGCCGGCGCACAGGGGTGGGGGCAGTTCATGCCTTCGTCCATCCGCGAATGGGGCGTGGATTACGACCACGACGGCCGTATCGACATGAAGGGCTCGATGGGCGACATCTTCGCCAGCATCGCCAACTACTTCGTCGAGCATGGCTGGGAGCGTGGGGGTCCCGTGGCGGCGCGTGCGCAGCCCGATACGCGCGTGCGCGCGCCCGACGTCCCGAAGGACTGGCGCCCCGTGGCGCCGGTGGAATCGTTCGTCGCCGACGGCTTCGCGCCCGTGCAGCATCTCAACCCGGGTCGCGACGCACAGCTGGTGCGTCTCGACGGGCCGTCGGGTGACGAGTACTGGTTCACCTTCCAGAATTTCTACGTGATCACCACCTACAACCGCAGCCCGATGTACGCCATGGCCGTGAACCAGCTGGCGCAGGCCATCCGCGAGCGCGCCGGCGGACCCGCCCCGCGATGA
- a CDS encoding septal ring lytic transglycosylase RlpA family protein yields the protein MAARGYRARGAILRVAAVLLVALLLSACGGSKNTRPASRGGSSGGSSSSSRGGYDDIRKSQGSRYRSSSDSVPTEIPDVSKLPEPVPKVEPRSLYGNKSPYSVLGQTYNVLPSPRGYVERGIASFYGNKFHGYKTSSLEEYDMYQFSGAHKTLPLPSYARVTNLENGKTVIVRINDRGPFHENRIIDLSFAAAVKIGVWPKGTGLVEVRAIDPTEANSDRGAPYVNTAPKPAPITAPPPPRVVASAAASAPVGARPASTPERALAPRAPSQDIDAPVGGAAVAGVSPAEGHVPGMTGVSPTEALPPLAGAGTGTGAKAPASSPSRAPVTAPVVGKPTIYLQVGAFSDAANANRVADQLNKAGLGPVSVIETAVGGRSVRRVRVGPMADVDTADRVTDQIAGMGLPRPSVAVD from the coding sequence ATGGCTGCCAGGGGGTATCGCGCGCGGGGCGCGATCCTGCGGGTTGCCGCTGTCCTGCTGGTCGCGTTGTTGCTCAGCGCCTGCGGCGGCTCGAAAAATACTCGCCCGGCCTCGCGTGGCGGTAGCAGTGGCGGTTCCTCATCCTCATCGCGCGGCGGCTACGACGACATCCGCAAGTCGCAGGGCTCCCGCTATCGGTCCAGTTCCGACAGCGTGCCGACCGAGATTCCGGATGTCAGCAAGCTCCCGGAGCCGGTGCCTAAGGTCGAGCCACGCTCGCTCTACGGCAACAAGAGCCCGTATTCCGTGCTCGGTCAGACCTACAACGTGCTGCCCTCGCCGCGCGGTTACGTCGAGCGCGGCATCGCCTCGTTCTACGGCAACAAGTTCCACGGCTACAAGACCTCGAGCCTCGAGGAATACGACATGTATCAGTTCTCCGGCGCGCACAAGACGTTGCCGCTGCCGAGCTACGCACGTGTCACCAACCTCGAGAACGGCAAGACGGTCATCGTCCGCATCAACGATCGCGGTCCGTTCCACGAGAACCGGATCATCGATCTGTCCTTCGCCGCGGCCGTGAAGATCGGTGTCTGGCCGAAGGGCACGGGTCTGGTCGAAGTCCGCGCGATCGATCCGACGGAAGCCAACAGCGATCGCGGCGCGCCGTACGTCAACACGGCGCCGAAACCCGCGCCGATCACCGCGCCCCCGCCGCCGCGGGTGGTCGCCAGCGCGGCCGCTTCCGCGCCGGTCGGCGCGCGTCCCGCGTCCACGCCCGAGCGCGCGCTGGCGCCGCGCGCACCGTCGCAGGATATCGATGCCCCGGTCGGTGGAGCGGCGGTCGCTGGCGTCAGCCCCGCCGAGGGGCATGTGCCCGGCATGACCGGGGTGTCGCCGACCGAGGCGCTGCCGCCCCTCGCGGGCGCGGGCACCGGGACAGGCGCCAAAGCCCCGGCTTCCAGCCCCTCCCGTGCCCCGGTCACCGCGCCCGTGGTCGGCAAACCCACCATCTATCTTCAGGTCGGCGCCTTCTCGGATGCCGCCAATGCCAACCGCGTCGCCGACCAGCTGAACAAGGCTGGCCTTGGCCCTGTCAGTGTGATCGAGACCGCCGTCGGCGGCCGCAGCGTGCGCCGGGTCCGGGTCGGGCCCATGGCTGACGTCGATACGGCCGACCGCGTGACGGACCAGATCGCTGGCATGGGTCTGCCCCGCCCCTCGGTCGCGGTAGACTGA
- a CDS encoding D-alanyl-D-alanine carboxypeptidase family protein, with the protein MKLLPRSLFAFAAAALVAGVAAQQPPRPPVVPRPVVPEAPVPPPPDVEGKSWVLMDYNTGQIIASKDMDVQLEPASITKIMTDYVVSAELGNGKIHNEDPVTISENAWRGGGASTDGSTSFLKLNSQVKLKDLLYGMIIQSGNDAAIALAEHTAGSEPAFANLMNAYAKQLGMTHSQFQNASGYPVANHYTTAHDIAILSRALIHDFPEDYAISAVKEFEWNGIKQHNRNLLLWRDNTVDGIKTGHTAAAGYCLAASAKQGDARMIAIIMGANSEKGRADAALALLNYGFRFFESHKLYEANKPLATPKLWKGAENTIPLGVAEDAMVSVKRGDYDKLKANLDIPSTLIAPFKKGQQVGTLRVTLDGQPVLTAPLVALNDAPEGGFFSRLWDTIMLWFHSDGDKK; encoded by the coding sequence ATGAAGCTTCTGCCTCGCTCCCTGTTCGCTTTTGCCGCCGCCGCGCTCGTCGCGGGTGTCGCGGCGCAGCAGCCCCCCCGTCCGCCCGTCGTGCCGCGCCCGGTGGTGCCCGAGGCGCCGGTGCCGCCGCCGCCGGACGTCGAGGGCAAGAGCTGGGTGCTGATGGACTACAACACCGGGCAGATCATCGCGTCGAAGGACATGGACGTGCAGCTCGAGCCGGCCTCGATCACCAAGATCATGACCGACTACGTCGTCTCGGCCGAGCTGGGCAACGGCAAGATCCACAACGAAGATCCGGTCACCATCAGCGAGAACGCCTGGCGCGGCGGCGGCGCCAGCACCGACGGCTCCACCAGCTTCCTCAAGCTCAACAGCCAGGTGAAGCTGAAAGACCTGCTCTACGGCATGATCATCCAGTCCGGTAACGACGCCGCCATCGCGCTGGCCGAACACACCGCGGGCTCGGAGCCGGCCTTTGCCAATCTGATGAACGCGTACGCCAAGCAGCTGGGCATGACGCATTCGCAGTTCCAGAACGCCTCCGGTTATCCGGTCGCCAACCACTACACCACCGCGCACGACATCGCGATCCTGTCCCGCGCGCTCATCCACGACTTCCCCGAGGACTACGCGATCTCGGCCGTCAAGGAGTTCGAGTGGAACGGCATCAAGCAGCACAACCGCAACCTGCTGCTGTGGCGCGACAACACCGTCGACGGTATCAAGACCGGTCACACCGCGGCGGCAGGCTACTGCCTGGCGGCGTCGGCCAAGCAGGGTGACGCCCGCATGATCGCCATCATCATGGGCGCCAACAGCGAGAAGGGCCGTGCGGATGCCGCGCTGGCGCTGCTCAATTACGGTTTCCGCTTCTTCGAGAGCCATAAGCTCTACGAAGCCAACAAGCCGCTGGCCACGCCCAAGCTGTGGAAGGGCGCCGAGAACACCATCCCGCTCGGTGTTGCCGAAGACGCGATGGTGTCGGTCAAGCGCGGCGACTACGACAAGCTCAAGGCCAACCTCGACATCCCCTCGACCCTGATCGCCCCGTTCAAGAAGGGCCAGCAGGTCGGCACGCTGCGCGTGACGCTCGACGGCCAGCCGGTGCTCACCGCGCCGCTCGTGGCCCTGAACGACGCGCCCGAAGGCGGCTTCTTCTCGCGCCTGTGGGACACGATCATGCTGTGGTTCCACAGCGACGGCGACAAGAAGTAA
- a CDS encoding DUF493 family protein produces MKEIDFTDAQKDGKGFQFPGEFEITAIGNANAGLDKHVPALLHGVGLEVLHETLSTKLTPAGNYQSVTVSFVAPTREKYLEAHSTLRADENIRFTM; encoded by the coding sequence ATGAAGGAAATCGACTTCACTGACGCGCAGAAAGACGGCAAGGGCTTCCAGTTCCCGGGCGAGTTCGAGATCACCGCGATCGGCAACGCCAATGCGGGTCTGGACAAGCACGTGCCGGCCTTGCTCCACGGTGTCGGCCTCGAAGTACTGCACGAGACACTGTCGACCAAGCTGACCCCGGCCGGCAATTACCAGTCGGTGACGGTGAGCTTCGTCGCGCCGACGCGCGAGAAGTACCTCGAGGCGCATAGCACCTTGCGTGCGGACGAGAATATTCGCTTCACGATGTGA
- the lipB gene encoding lipoyl(octanoyl) transferase LipB: MTHPLNVRRLGRVPYESTWKAMSAFTDNRTDDTVDELWLLEHDPVFTLGQAGKEEHVLAAGDIPVVRVDRGGQVTYHGPGQIVAYPMIDLRRVGVGVRELVCRIEQAIIDTLGEWNIGAERQEGAPGVYVAGAKVAALGLRIRRGCSFHGLAFNVDMDLEPYHRINPCGYKGLEVTQVLDLGGPSRLVDVEDVLVQEFCKQFGFHAVAADSTLPELPARVAV, from the coding sequence ATGACCCACCCCCTCAACGTCCGCCGGCTGGGGCGCGTCCCCTACGAATCCACCTGGAAGGCCATGAGCGCCTTCACCGACAACCGCACCGACGACACGGTCGACGAGCTGTGGCTGCTGGAGCACGATCCTGTCTTTACGCTGGGACAGGCCGGCAAGGAGGAGCACGTGCTGGCGGCGGGGGATATCCCGGTGGTCCGCGTGGATCGCGGCGGTCAGGTGACCTATCACGGGCCCGGCCAGATCGTGGCCTACCCGATGATCGACCTGCGCCGTGTCGGGGTGGGCGTGCGTGAGCTGGTCTGCCGCATCGAGCAGGCCATCATCGATACTCTGGGCGAATGGAACATCGGCGCCGAACGTCAGGAAGGCGCGCCCGGCGTCTACGTGGCTGGTGCCAAAGTGGCCGCCCTTGGCCTGCGCATCCGCCGCGGCTGCAGCTTCCACGGGCTGGCCTTCAACGTGGACATGGATCTCGAGCCCTACCACCGCATCAATCCCTGCGGGTACAAGGGTTTGGAAGTCACCCAGGTGCTAGACTTGGGCGGTCCGTCGCGGTTGGTGGACGTGGAAGACGTCCTGGTACAGGAATTCTGTAAGCAGTTCGGCTTCCATGCCGTCGCCGCCGACTCCACTCTCCCCGAACTCCCCGCCCGCGTCGCGGTCTGA
- the lipA gene encoding lipoyl synthase: MSQTSATPSRSIPIAVVDKPGEKMLGNDKIALNRAGFDTNVPVLRKPGWIRVRLPQGNAVQQLKARLRENSLVTVCEEASCPNIHECFSKGTATFMILGEVCTRRCSFCDVAHGRPQPPDPLEPARLAETIRDMRLKYVVITSVDRDDLRDGGAEHFASCIRAVRHASPNIRIEILTPDFRGKGRMERALEVMKDFPPDVFNHNLETVPHLYREVRPGADYQWSLDLLKRFKAQHPEVPTKSGIMLGLGETMEQVLETMRDLRNHDVDMITIGQYLQPTAHHHPVVRYWTPDEFEALRVAGEEMGFGHVASGPLVRSSYHADLMAHAAGVVE; this comes from the coding sequence ATGAGCCAAACCTCCGCCACTCCCTCCCGCAGCATCCCCATCGCCGTCGTCGACAAGCCGGGCGAGAAGATGCTGGGCAACGACAAGATCGCGCTCAACCGTGCGGGCTTCGATACGAACGTGCCCGTCCTGCGCAAGCCGGGCTGGATCCGCGTCCGCCTGCCGCAGGGCAACGCGGTGCAGCAGCTGAAGGCGCGCCTGCGCGAAAACTCGCTGGTCACGGTCTGCGAGGAAGCCTCCTGCCCGAATATCCACGAGTGCTTCTCCAAGGGCACCGCCACCTTCATGATCCTCGGTGAGGTCTGCACCCGTCGCTGCTCATTCTGCGATGTGGCCCACGGCCGCCCGCAGCCGCCTGACCCGCTGGAACCGGCGCGCCTGGCCGAGACCATCCGCGACATGCGCCTGAAGTACGTGGTGATCACCTCGGTGGACCGCGACGACCTGCGCGACGGCGGTGCCGAGCATTTCGCTTCGTGCATCCGTGCCGTTCGCCATGCCAGCCCCAACATCCGCATCGAGATCCTGACCCCGGATTTCCGCGGCAAGGGCCGGATGGAGCGCGCGCTCGAGGTCATGAAGGACTTCCCGCCGGACGTCTTCAACCACAATCTCGAGACCGTCCCGCACCTCTACCGCGAAGTGCGCCCGGGCGCGGATTACCAGTGGTCGCTGGACCTGCTCAAGCGCTTCAAGGCGCAGCATCCCGAAGTGCCGACCAAGTCCGGCATCATGCTGGGCCTGGGCGAAACGATGGAGCAGGTGCTCGAGACCATGCGCGATCTACGTAACCATGACGTGGACATGATCACCATCGGCCAGTACCTGCAGCCGACCGCGCATCACCATCCGGTGGTCCGTTACTGGACGCCGGACGAGTTCGAGGCGCTGCGCGTCGCGGGCGAAGAGATGGGCTTCGGCCATGTCGCTTCCGGCCCGTTAGTGCGATCCTCCTACCATGCCGACCTGATGGCTCACGCCGCCGGTGTCGTCGAATAA
- a CDS encoding carboxy terminal-processing peptidase, translated as MTLRPAFALLLALSAAGVQAQTAKPQPDTAPATKPAAPQPKDASEAATSPEPQRKESTLPLKATPAEAQASQLSARFLTRFHYQAQPLDDAMSAKIYKAYIESLDSEKVFFTQEDLAKFEPMKTQLDDAIWNQDLTAPFSVFNLYITRAVDRMNYARSLLAKGFDFSGNESFNFDRKKAAAPKNQAELDDVWRKRTMNDWLRLKLAGKTDDEIRKTLDKRYATYISRVRQLDNEDATQAFMTAYANSTDPHTDYLGPRAADQFDIAMRLSLEGIGAVLQARDDYTTIRELVPGGPAIKSGKMKAGDRIVAIGQGETGPMVDVVGWRQDDVVKLIRGKKDTTVRIEILPADAGVDGKHNVVTLVRKKVTMEEQAAKSKVIDVKDGDVTRKIGVIDLPTFYQDFGARRNGDANFKSATRDVSKLLTELKAQKVDGIIMDLRNNGGGSLSEATELTGLFIDTGPVVQVRDARGQIDAQGDDVPGMSWDGPMAVMVNRGSASASEIFAAAIQDYGRGIIIGEPTFGKGTVQNLVDLDRFGKAQTGEDAKYGELKMTIAEFIRINGDSTQLHGVTPDVQFPQNGDAKEFGESTYDNALPWRHIDPADYKPVADLKPIIGPLNQKHDARVATSPAWKLMLDELAQYKKLRDKTDISLNFAARQAERKQYDALQTDFRNRRKAIFGGDGSAADPNDDDTTGDDGLNANERSLKSEIKQEADAKKAKDTPLDEAAHIVSDEVALIKADPKVAAEVLPYGGRKIDTPQTAQVPTKPAATSTP; from the coding sequence ATGACCCTTCGTCCCGCGTTCGCTCTCCTGCTTGCCCTCTCGGCAGCAGGCGTCCAGGCCCAGACCGCTAAGCCGCAGCCGGACACAGCGCCCGCGACCAAGCCGGCCGCACCGCAGCCGAAGGACGCGTCGGAAGCTGCGACCTCGCCCGAGCCGCAGCGTAAGGAATCCACCCTGCCGCTGAAGGCCACGCCGGCCGAAGCGCAGGCCTCGCAGCTGTCGGCGCGCTTCCTCACGCGCTTCCACTATCAGGCCCAGCCGCTCGACGACGCTATGTCGGCCAAGATCTACAAGGCCTACATCGAGTCGCTCGACAGCGAGAAAGTCTTCTTCACGCAGGAAGATCTGGCCAAGTTCGAGCCGATGAAGACCCAGCTCGACGACGCCATCTGGAACCAGGACCTGACCGCGCCGTTCTCGGTGTTCAACCTGTACATCACGCGCGCGGTCGACCGCATGAACTACGCGCGCAGCCTGCTGGCCAAGGGCTTCGACTTCAGCGGCAACGAAAGCTTCAACTTCGACCGCAAGAAGGCCGCCGCCCCGAAGAACCAGGCCGAGCTCGACGACGTGTGGCGCAAGCGCACCATGAACGACTGGCTGCGCCTGAAGCTCGCCGGTAAGACCGACGACGAGATCCGCAAGACGCTCGATAAGCGCTACGCCACGTACATCTCGCGCGTGCGCCAGCTGGATAACGAGGACGCGACGCAGGCCTTCATGACCGCGTACGCCAACTCGACCGACCCGCACACCGATTACCTCGGCCCCCGCGCCGCCGACCAGTTCGACATCGCCATGCGTCTGTCGCTGGAAGGCATCGGCGCGGTGCTGCAGGCACGCGACGACTACACCACCATCCGCGAGCTCGTCCCCGGCGGCCCGGCCATCAAGTCCGGCAAGATGAAGGCGGGCGACCGCATCGTCGCCATCGGTCAGGGCGAAACCGGTCCCATGGTCGACGTGGTCGGCTGGCGCCAGGACGACGTGGTCAAGCTGATCCGCGGCAAGAAGGACACCACCGTCCGCATCGAGATTCTTCCCGCCGATGCCGGCGTCGACGGCAAGCACAACGTCGTGACGCTCGTCCGCAAGAAGGTCACGATGGAAGAGCAGGCCGCCAAGTCCAAGGTCATCGACGTCAAGGACGGCGATGTCACGCGCAAGATCGGCGTGATCGACCTGCCCACGTTCTATCAGGACTTCGGCGCCCGCCGTAACGGCGACGCCAACTTCAAGAGCGCCACGCGCGACGTGTCCAAGCTGCTCACCGAGCTGAAGGCGCAGAAGGTGGACGGCATCATCATGGACCTGCGCAATAACGGCGGCGGTTCGCTGTCGGAAGCCACCGAGCTCACCGGTCTGTTCATCGACACCGGCCCGGTCGTGCAGGTGCGTGACGCGCGCGGCCAGATCGACGCGCAGGGCGACGACGTCCCGGGCATGTCGTGGGACGGCCCGATGGCGGTCATGGTCAACCGCGGTTCGGCGTCGGCCTCGGAAATTTTCGCGGCGGCCATCCAGGACTACGGCCGCGGCATCATCATCGGTGAGCCGACCTTCGGTAAGGGCACCGTGCAGAACCTGGTCGACCTCGACCGTTTCGGCAAGGCGCAGACCGGTGAAGACGCCAAGTACGGCGAGCTGAAGATGACGATCGCGGAATTCATCCGCATCAATGGCGACAGCACGCAGCTGCATGGCGTGACACCGGACGTCCAGTTCCCGCAGAACGGCGATGCGAAGGAATTCGGTGAGTCGACCTATGACAATGCGCTGCCGTGGCGTCATATCGACCCGGCTGACTACAAGCCGGTCGCCGACCTCAAGCCGATCATCGGTCCGCTCAACCAGAAGCACGACGCACGCGTCGCCACCTCGCCCGCGTGGAAGCTGATGCTGGACGAACTCGCCCAGTACAAGAAGCTGCGTGACAAGACCGACATCTCGCTCAACTTCGCCGCCCGTCAGGCCGAGCGTAAGCAGTACGACGCGCTGCAGACCGACTTCCGCAATCGTCGCAAGGCGATCTTCGGTGGCGATGGCAGCGCGGCGGATCCGAACGACGACGACACCACCGGTGACGATGGCCTCAACGCCAACGAGCGCAGCCTGAAGTCGGAGATCAAGCAGGAAGCCGACGCGAAGAAGGCCAAGGACACGCCGCTGGACGAAGCCGCGCACATCGTCAGCGACGAAGTGGCGCTGATCAAGGCGGACCCGAAGGTCGCCGCCGAGGTGCTTCCGTACGGCGGCAGGAAGATCGACACCCCGCAGACGGCGCAGGTGCCGACCAAGCCGGCGGCTACCAGCACGCCGTAA